From the genome of Solirubrobacterales bacterium:
CGCCTCGAGCATGGCGACGAACTTTTTCAGCCGGCGGGCGCGGGTCTCGGGTCGCTTTGCCTCGTCGAGCCGGTAGAGAATCGCGTAGCGGTCCTGGCTACTCAACCCGTCGAAGAACTCCCTCGCCGTCGGGCGGCCGTCGAGCTCGTGCTGCAGATCGTCGGGGACCGTGCTCGCCTTCGGTCCGGCGTAGGCCGCTTCCCAGCGGCCGTCAGCGCGGGCGCGTTCCACCTCGGCGAGGCCGGCCGGGTGCATCCTGCCGTCGGTGATCAGCCGCTCGGCGGTATCCCGATTGATCCGAGACCACCTGCTTCGCTTGCGGCGCGGGGTGAACCGCTGCAGGAAACGCCGCTCGTCGAGGGCCTGTCTTTGGCCGTCGATCCATCCGAAGCAGATCGCGCTC
Proteins encoded in this window:
- a CDS encoding YdeI/OmpD-associated family protein, which produces MDPDDRLAKLSFRSAAEWEGWLRDNHARSEGVWIKIAKKATGIESVRYPEVLESAICFGWIDGQRQALDERRFLQRFTPRRKRSRWSRINRDTAERLITDGRMHPAGLAEVERARADGRWEAAYAGPKASTVPDDLQHELDGRPTAREFFDGLSSQDRYAILYRLDEAKRPETRARRLKKFVAMLEAGESIHGPPPSS